The genomic stretch CTCCGAGGTCGGCGCGAGGACCGAGTTCGGGTCCGCGAGCCCCGCGGTGATCCCCCCGATGGGGAAGACCTGATCGTGGTTCGTGCCGGCGCCGAACGTCAGCGTCGTGAGCCGCTGATTGAGATCGACGGCCAGCTTGGCGCCTGCGCCGATCGACTCGTAGTCCTTCTCCCGCGAGAAGTGGCCGGTGAGGGTCGAGGTCCAGAGCCCGAACGGCCTCACCCATCCGCCGTCGAGGCCGAGGCGCGTGTCGTGGAACTTCGCGAGCGGGATCGTGTCGCCGGCGCGCGACGTCGTGTGTCCCGAGGCGCTGGTGACGGTCTGCGCCTGCCCGCTCGGGCTGGCGCCGGTGGGCGACGAGCCCGTGATCGAGTCCACGCCGAACTGAAGGTAGAACGACTGGCCGTCCGCGTACGTGCTGGAGTAGCGACCCGTCGGCTCGACGACGCCGACGCGCTTCGTCTCGCTGTACAGGAGCGTGGTGAGGTCGAGCTGGCGGACCGGCGACGCTTCGGCCGCGGGCGCGACGGCCGGCGCCCCCGACGCGAGGAGGAGACAGGCCGCGAGCCTCAGCCGGTTGCGGATCGACGGGGTCCTGGGGGGCGCGTCTAGTTGCACCCGCAGCCCCCTCCCGAGACGTCGTCACCGCCGGTGGCCCCTTCCTTGCTGAAGTAGACGTGGTCGTCCACGGCGTGAAGCATCGGGTAGGGGACGAGGCGCATCGGGACCTGCGCGAGGAGATCGCGATCCCAGGGATGGACCCTCTTCGCCGCGCAGCCCGAGGCCGCGGCGCACGCGGCGAGCAGGAGCGCCGCCGAGAGGACTCTGGTAAGGGCGGGCCTTCTCATCGCGGGAGCGCCTCCTCGATCAGCTTCTCGATCTCTTCCGTCTTTCGCGCGTCGAAGCCGGGCTGGACGTGGACGATCCTGCCGATCGGATCGATGAGGTAGCTCGACGGCATCGCGCCGACATCGTAGGCCGCGGCCGTGCTCCCGGCGGGGTCGAAGGCGACGAGGAAGGGGGCCGGGTGCCGCCTCAGGAACTCGTCGGCCGCGTCCCGGAACTTGTCGAGGTTGATGGCGACGATCGTGAGCCCCTTCGACGCGTAGCGATTGTGGATGGACTGCAGCCACGGGAACGACGCCTGGCACGGGGCGCACCACGACGCCCAGAAGTCGACGTAGACGAGGCGACCCTTGAGCGCGTCGAGGGAGACCTTCCCGTCGCGTCCGGGCAGGTTGAACCCCGGGGCGAAGCGATCCGGTGGGGAACTTCCCCCCAT from Acidobacteriota bacterium encodes the following:
- a CDS encoding DUF4266 domain-containing protein, which codes for MRRPALTRVLSAALLLAACAAASGCAAKRVHPWDRDLLAQVPMRLVPYPMLHAVDDHVYFSKEGATGGDDVSGGGCGCN
- a CDS encoding TlpA family protein disulfide reductase, whose amino-acid sequence is MILALSHPSMGGSSPPDRFAPGFNLPGRDGKVSLDALKGRLVYVDFWASWCAPCQASFPWLQSIHNRYASKGLTIVAINLDKFRDAADEFLRRHPAPFLVAFDPAGSTAAAYDVGAMPSSYLIDPIGRIVHVQPGFDARKTEEIEKLIEEALPR